One Coleofasciculus sp. FACHB-T130 genomic window carries:
- a CDS encoding ATP-binding protein, with protein MTNLLTIEIRFEQDVVMTRQQARQIAQALGFDSQDQTRIATAVSEIARNAFQYTGGGKIEFWVEGELPQSLVVCIRDQGPGIANLKSILDGQYKSKTGMGLGIIGTKRLMDRFHIASTPGQGTEVLMEKTLPKRAPILTAKRLAQIADELAMRGSQNPFEEIQQQNQELLRTLAELEKRQAELAQVNRELEDTNRGVVALYAELDEKAVSLQRANELKTRFLSNMSHEFRTPLNSIMSLSRLLLDRMDGELTPDQEQQVTFIRQSAEGLSELVNDLLDLAKVEAGKIVVHPNAFEVSELFATLRGMLRPLLSDNSSISLVFEEPVGFPPLYSDEGKVAQILRNFISNALKYTERGEVRIRAELDKNTVVFSVADTGIGIAPEDTERIFEEFIQVNSHLQKRVKGTGLGLPLSRKLAELLGGSVSIKSLQGVGSTFFATIPLIYRGEGDIEEVSEPDAPLQLDATRYPVLVVEDNPETLFIYEKYFAGSSYQIFPARSLKQVKQAFEMFKPRAVLLDILLEEQNTWDFLSEMKGNAATRDIPIVVITVIDNEKKARALGADAFFVKPVERLSLLEKLNTLVKQEHLQKVLIIDDDPASHYLLKQYLADFTGHTTREKCFNFKIIEATSGDEGIRHARLENPSCIFLDLVMPDMSGFEVLEQMKADPATKNIPVIINTSKLLEPEERSILVESTVAILSKENSSREEAIALVREALLLAGLVLEPGEAAHV; from the coding sequence ATGACCAATCTTCTTACGATAGAAATACGATTTGAGCAAGATGTCGTGATGACCCGTCAGCAGGCACGCCAGATTGCTCAAGCTTTGGGGTTTGACTCTCAGGATCAGACGCGCATTGCCACTGCTGTATCGGAAATTGCCCGCAACGCCTTCCAATATACTGGTGGGGGAAAAATAGAGTTTTGGGTGGAAGGCGAATTGCCTCAGAGCTTGGTGGTATGCATTCGTGACCAAGGGCCGGGTATCGCCAATCTGAAGAGCATTCTGGATGGGCAGTATAAATCAAAAACCGGAATGGGTTTAGGCATTATTGGCACCAAGCGGCTGATGGATCGGTTTCATATCGCGTCCACGCCAGGGCAGGGAACAGAGGTGCTGATGGAAAAAACCTTGCCAAAGCGGGCACCGATCTTGACAGCAAAGCGCTTGGCGCAAATTGCTGATGAGTTGGCGATGCGAGGGTCTCAAAATCCCTTTGAGGAAATTCAGCAACAAAACCAAGAACTGCTTCGCACTCTAGCAGAACTCGAAAAGCGTCAAGCTGAATTGGCGCAGGTCAATCGCGAGCTAGAGGATACTAATCGGGGTGTTGTGGCATTATATGCCGAGTTAGACGAAAAAGCAGTTTCTTTACAGCGAGCCAATGAACTTAAAACTCGCTTCCTCTCTAATATGAGCCATGAGTTTCGCACGCCGCTCAACTCGATTATGTCTCTCTCTCGACTGCTGCTAGATCGGATGGATGGTGAATTGACACCCGATCAAGAACAGCAAGTGACGTTTATCCGTCAATCGGCTGAAGGACTCTCGGAGTTGGTGAACGACCTTTTGGACTTGGCAAAGGTCGAGGCAGGAAAAATTGTGGTTCATCCGAATGCGTTTGAAGTTAGCGAGCTATTCGCTACTCTTCGAGGAATGCTGCGCCCACTTCTTAGCGATAATTCCTCAATTTCTCTTGTTTTTGAAGAACCTGTTGGCTTTCCCCCACTCTACAGCGATGAGGGGAAGGTTGCCCAAATTTTGAGAAATTTTATTTCTAATGCATTGAAATATACCGAAAGAGGTGAAGTTCGCATCAGAGCTGAACTGGACAAAAACACTGTCGTCTTCTCGGTGGCTGATACAGGTATCGGAATTGCGCCTGAGGATACTGAACGGATCTTTGAGGAATTTATTCAGGTAAATTCTCACCTTCAAAAGCGGGTTAAAGGAACAGGTCTAGGACTGCCCCTTTCGCGGAAGTTAGCCGAGTTACTGGGAGGGAGTGTCTCCATCAAAAGCTTACAAGGGGTAGGTTCCACGTTTTTCGCCACCATACCGCTCATTTACCGGGGTGAGGGTGATATAGAGGAGGTATCTGAACCTGATGCTCCTTTGCAGTTAGATGCGACTCGCTATCCAGTATTAGTTGTAGAAGATAACCCAGAAACACTGTTCATTTACGAGAAGTATTTTGCGGGGTCGAGCTATCAAATTTTCCCAGCGCGATCGCTCAAGCAAGTAAAACAAGCATTTGAAATGTTTAAGCCACGAGCTGTGCTATTAGACATTTTGCTTGAGGAGCAAAATACCTGGGATTTCCTTTCAGAGATGAAAGGAAACGCTGCGACACGAGATATCCCGATCGTTGTTATCACTGTTATTGACAACGAAAAGAAAGCTCGTGCTTTAGGTGCAGATGCCTTTTTTGTGAAACCAGTAGAACGATTATCGCTTCTTGAAAAACTTAATACTTTAGTCAAACAAGAGCATTTACAAAAAGTTTTGATTATTGACGATGACCCAGCATCCCACTATCTACTAAAGCAATATTTAGCCGATTTTACGGGTCACACCACTCGTGAAAAATGTTTTAATTTTAAGATAATTGAGGCAACTTCAGGGGACGAAGGTATCCGTCACGCCCGCCTAGAAAATCCTTCTTGCATTTTTCTCGACCTAGTTATGCCAGATATGAGCGGGTTCGAGGTTTTGGAACAGATGAAAGCCGATCCAGCTACTAAAAATATTCCGGTAATTATTAATACTTCAAAGCTTCTTGAACCAGAGGAACGCTCGATACTTGTTGAAAGCACAGTAGCGATTCTCTCAAAAGAAAACTCATCCCGTGAAGAAGCGATCGCTCTTGTCCGAGAAGCACTTCTTTTAGCTGGGCTAGTTCTAGAGCCTGGAGAGGCTGCTCATGTCTGA
- a CDS encoding STAS domain-containing protein → MNLSGKSKIPKILQTDQSQLLTDWISEQITAGIRKDLIKEIELREECREFLDLFSAAVQQGNFTDIKSTEWRSVREMLGSISRSRSQKGFTPTETATFVFSLKQPLFSRLRLELAQDSESLLEEIWSVTTLLDKLGLWTTESYQKAREEVILRQQEELMELSTPVVKLWEGILALPIIGTLDSARTQVMMESLLQKIVETGSEVAIIDITGVPTVDTLTAQHLLKTVTAARLMGADCILSGIRPQIAQTIVYLGVDLADVITKASLCDAFALALKRTGATISRAQTRT, encoded by the coding sequence ATGAACTTGAGCGGCAAAAGTAAGATTCCGAAAATTCTCCAAACCGATCAATCCCAACTGCTAACAGACTGGATCTCAGAGCAAATAACTGCTGGTATCCGCAAAGACCTAATTAAGGAAATAGAGCTGCGTGAAGAATGCAGAGAATTCCTGGACTTGTTCTCGGCAGCTGTCCAGCAAGGTAACTTCACCGACATTAAATCGACTGAATGGCGTAGCGTGCGCGAGATGCTTGGCTCGATTTCGCGATCGCGCAGCCAGAAAGGCTTCACGCCAACAGAAACCGCAACTTTTGTTTTCTCTTTGAAGCAACCTTTGTTCAGCCGCTTGCGCCTAGAACTTGCACAGGATAGCGAAAGCCTTCTGGAAGAGATTTGGTCAGTTACGACTCTGTTGGACAAGCTTGGACTCTGGACAACTGAAAGCTATCAGAAAGCCCGCGAGGAAGTGATCCTGCGCCAACAAGAGGAGCTGATGGAACTTTCAACGCCGGTCGTGAAACTGTGGGAAGGCATTTTAGCCCTACCCATCATTGGCACCCTCGATAGCGCCCGCACCCAAGTGATGATGGAGTCCCTCTTGCAGAAGATTGTAGAGACGGGTTCGGAAGTCGCAATCATTGATATTACGGGAGTGCCCACCGTTGATACTCTCACCGCTCAGCACTTACTTAAGACAGTCACTGCGGCTCGTCTAATGGGCGCTGATTGCATCCTGAGCGGGATTCGGCCCCAGATTGCTCAAACGATTGTCTACTTGGGCGTGGATCTGGCTGATGTGATCACCAAGGCTTCTCTATGCGACGCATTTGCTTTGGCGCTGAAGCGAACTGGAGCCACGATCTCTCGCGCCCAAACACGCACTTAA
- a CDS encoding anti-sigma regulatory factor, whose translation MVLQRSETISIQSSADVVLVRQAVRQFALGLGFSLIDQTKIVTAASELARNTLDYGGGGTVQLEALEEGLRRGLRLTFEDSGPGIPDIDLALKDGFTTGNGLGMGLSGSKRLVNEFNIVSRVGEGTKVTITKWK comes from the coding sequence ATGGTCTTGCAGAGGTCTGAAACGATAAGCATCCAGTCTTCGGCAGACGTTGTGCTAGTACGGCAAGCCGTGCGTCAGTTTGCCCTAGGACTGGGTTTTAGCCTAATAGACCAGACTAAAATCGTGACAGCGGCGAGCGAGCTGGCACGCAACACCCTGGACTATGGCGGCGGCGGGACGGTGCAACTGGAAGCCCTAGAGGAGGGACTCCGTCGGGGTCTGCGGCTAACTTTTGAAGACAGTGGGCCAGGAATTCCGGATATCGATCTGGCGCTAAAAGATGGCTTCACAACCGGAAACGGGCTGGGTATGGGGTTGAGTGGGTCAAAGCGCCTGGTGAACGAATTCAATATCGTTTCCCGTGTCGGAGAAGGCACAAAAGTCACTATTACAAAGTGGAAGTGA
- a CDS encoding response regulator: MSDRTLITILHVDDNETNRYVVSRMLRKEGYKVQEAATGETGLQLVAQQPPDLIILDVQLPDINGFEVCHRLKANPATSSIPVLHLSASFVESKDKAQGLESGADGYLAQPVEPIELLATVKALLRIREAEESAMALAKEWQTTFNAMKDGVCLLDHRGRILRTNSAMTNLLKKPFGKIEGCFYQEVMHDILGCVEVTPLTRVQETRRRENEELRCGERWFSVTTDPVFDESGVFTGAVYIVADITDRKWASEALRTSEERFRLLLENVKDYAIFFIDPGGRVIRWSIGAERIFGYQEAEILGQSASIIYIPEDLELGADKQELETAVIEGRAENERWYLRKDATRFWASGIVTPLRDETGQLRGFSKIMRDFTERKQVEDERNQLLVAEQEARTAAESANRMKDEFLATLSHELRSPLNAMLGWVQLLNTRKFDEATTARAMETIERSARAQAQLVEDLLDVSRIIQGKLRLNVRPIELALVVEAAVDTVRPAADAKAIRLQSVVDPAAGPVAGDSDRLQQIIWNLLSNAIKFTPKEGRVQVRLERINSHVEITVIDTGLGINSDFVPYVFDRFRQADSSITRSYSGLGLGLAIVRHLVELHGGTVRAESQGEGQGATFIVKLPLMPVRMETSEGERVHPTVGRGVSFNNPPSLDGLQILVVDDEVDSRVFVTTLLEQCGASVCAVGSADSAIEAIKIFKPDVLLSDIGMPGEDGYTLIRRVRALNVEEGGRTPAVALTAYARAEDRMRAIAAGFQMHIPKPVEPSELATIVASLAGRTGIHEV; encoded by the coding sequence ATGTCTGACCGCACCCTTATCACGATCTTGCACGTAGACGACAATGAAACGAACCGCTATGTCGTCAGTCGAATGCTTCGGAAAGAGGGGTATAAGGTTCAAGAGGCTGCTACTGGCGAAACGGGTCTGCAATTAGTAGCGCAGCAACCGCCTGACTTAATTATCCTTGACGTGCAGCTTCCTGATATTAATGGGTTTGAGGTCTGCCACCGCCTCAAGGCAAACCCTGCTACTTCCTCTATTCCTGTCCTGCATCTGTCTGCTAGTTTTGTCGAGAGTAAAGACAAGGCACAAGGGTTAGAGAGTGGTGCAGATGGCTATCTAGCCCAGCCGGTGGAGCCAATCGAGTTGCTCGCTACTGTGAAAGCTTTGCTCCGCATCCGAGAAGCTGAAGAATCGGCAATGGCTTTGGCGAAAGAGTGGCAAACGACATTCAATGCCATGAAGGATGGTGTTTGTTTACTAGATCACCGTGGCAGAATCTTGCGAACTAACAGCGCCATGACGAATCTTCTGAAAAAACCGTTCGGAAAGATCGAGGGTTGCTTTTATCAGGAGGTAATGCACGATATCCTGGGCTGCGTCGAGGTAACTCCCTTAACTCGTGTCCAAGAAACCCGTCGTCGCGAGAACGAGGAGCTACGGTGTGGTGAACGATGGTTTTCTGTAACCACAGATCCCGTGTTCGACGAGAGTGGAGTTTTTACGGGTGCCGTGTATATCGTAGCTGACATCACAGATCGCAAGTGGGCATCAGAAGCGCTGCGAACCAGCGAAGAACGGTTTCGCTTGTTATTAGAAAATGTAAAGGACTACGCGATTTTCTTCATCGACCCAGGCGGGCGTGTTATTCGTTGGAGCATTGGAGCAGAGCGCATTTTCGGTTATCAGGAAGCCGAAATCCTCGGTCAGTCTGCCTCAATTATCTATATACCTGAAGACCTAGAACTCGGTGCAGACAAGCAAGAACTGGAAACGGCAGTAATAGAAGGTCGTGCTGAAAATGAACGCTGGTACCTGCGTAAGGACGCCACCCGTTTCTGGGCAAGTGGCATCGTAACGCCCTTACGAGATGAGACTGGGCAGCTACGAGGCTTTTCTAAAATCATGCGTGACTTCACTGAACGGAAGCAAGTTGAAGATGAACGCAACCAACTACTCGTTGCCGAACAGGAAGCACGCACTGCGGCGGAGTCAGCAAACCGCATGAAGGATGAGTTTTTGGCAACACTGTCTCACGAACTGCGATCGCCCCTCAATGCAATGCTAGGGTGGGTTCAATTACTCAATACCCGCAAATTTGACGAGGCGACTACTGCGCGGGCGATGGAGACCATTGAACGCAGTGCTAGGGCACAAGCTCAGCTGGTGGAGGATTTGCTGGATGTTTCCCGCATCATTCAGGGCAAGTTACGCCTAAATGTCCGCCCAATTGAGCTTGCTTTGGTTGTTGAGGCGGCGGTTGATACCGTCCGCCCGGCGGCTGATGCTAAGGCTATTCGACTCCAAAGTGTAGTCGATCCGGCAGCAGGCCCGGTTGCCGGTGACTCAGACCGCTTGCAGCAGATAATTTGGAATCTATTATCCAATGCAATCAAGTTCACACCTAAGGAAGGGCGAGTTCAGGTTCGCCTCGAACGGATTAACTCCCATGTTGAAATAACAGTAATCGATACAGGACTTGGCATTAACTCTGACTTTGTGCCCTATGTCTTCGACCGCTTTCGTCAAGCTGATAGTTCTATTACCCGGTCATACAGTGGACTTGGTCTTGGTCTAGCGATTGTACGCCACTTGGTAGAGCTACACGGTGGGACAGTTCGTGCAGAAAGTCAAGGTGAGGGGCAGGGAGCGACATTTATCGTAAAGCTTCCTCTGATGCCTGTCCGTATGGAGACAAGTGAGGGAGAGCGGGTACACCCAACGGTTGGGCGGGGAGTTTCATTTAACAATCCGCCATCGTTAGATGGCTTACAAATACTCGTCGTAGACGATGAGGTTGATTCGCGCGTGTTTGTCACAACGCTATTGGAACAGTGCGGAGCTTCTGTGTGTGCCGTTGGATCGGCTGATTCAGCGATTGAAGCGATAAAAATTTTTAAACCAGATGTTCTATTGAGTGATATCGGGATGCCTGGAGAGGATGGCTACACATTGATTCGTAGAGTACGGGCATTGAACGTAGAAGAGGGGGGACGAACTCCTGCTGTTGCTCTAACAGCATACGCTAGGGCTGAAGATAGGATGCGAGCGATCGCTGCCGGATTTCAAATGCACATCCCTAAACCTGTGGAACCTTCTGAATTAGCAACCATTGTAGCGAGTCTTGCTGGACGAACAGGAATTCATGAAGTGTGA
- a CDS encoding ATP-binding SpoIIE family protein phosphatase, whose product MNAPVALPILESSQAGEARRIALAIATRLGFNETERGQVGIVVTEIANNLVLHAKDGLLLLQPLSKNEITGIEILALDKGPGISNIQECLRDGFSTAGTPGNGLGAVSRLSAFFEIHSVPNVGTALLSHLWACPEVANQSTNNLEIGVVCLPMAGEEVSGDGWATDQQPGRSLLLVADGLGHGPLAAQASLEAIQIFRENVRKSPAEIIEAAHVALRSTRGAALAIAEVDFKTLVVRFAGVGNIAGSVFSPAGSYSMVSHNGTVGHEVRKIQEFVYQWPQGGLLVMHSDGLSTQWRLDRYAGLITRHPSLIAGVLYRDFYRGRDDITVLVAREED is encoded by the coding sequence ATGAATGCTCCCGTCGCCTTACCCATTTTAGAGTCTAGTCAGGCTGGTGAAGCGAGACGAATAGCCCTCGCGATCGCGACTCGTCTCGGCTTCAACGAAACTGAGCGGGGGCAGGTTGGTATTGTCGTTACTGAGATCGCCAATAACCTGGTTCTGCACGCTAAAGACGGTCTGTTGCTGCTACAGCCTTTAAGCAAAAACGAGATAACGGGTATAGAAATCCTAGCCTTGGACAAAGGGCCAGGGATCAGCAATATCCAGGAGTGTCTGCGCGACGGTTTTTCTACAGCAGGGACTCCTGGAAATGGTTTGGGGGCAGTTAGCCGCCTTTCTGCTTTTTTTGAGATTCATTCTGTTCCCAACGTGGGTACAGCTTTATTAAGTCACCTCTGGGCTTGCCCAGAAGTGGCAAACCAATCGACCAACAATCTAGAGATTGGCGTGGTGTGCCTCCCGATGGCAGGGGAGGAGGTATCGGGTGATGGGTGGGCAACCGACCAACAGCCCGGTCGCAGTCTGCTATTAGTCGCAGATGGTTTGGGTCACGGCCCTCTAGCCGCCCAGGCGTCCCTAGAAGCCATTCAGATATTTCGAGAGAATGTCCGCAAAAGTCCCGCAGAGATTATTGAAGCAGCTCACGTAGCCCTACGGAGTACTCGTGGAGCTGCTTTAGCGATCGCAGAAGTAGACTTTAAAACTCTTGTCGTTCGTTTTGCTGGAGTTGGGAATATCGCTGGCAGCGTTTTTTCTCCCGCAGGAAGCTACAGCATGGTTTCCCACAATGGCACTGTGGGGCATGAAGTCCGTAAAATCCAGGAATTTGTCTATCAGTGGCCTCAAGGAGGGCTTTTGGTGATGCATTCCGATGGGTTGAGTACACAGTGGCGATTGGATCGCTATGCTGGTCTCATAACCAGACATCCCAGCCTAATTGCTGGAGTTTTGTACCGGGATTTCTACCGAGGTCGCGATGACATCACTGTGCTGGTTGCTCGCGAAGAAGACTGA
- a CDS encoding STAS domain-containing protein produces the protein MERIPILQMGEFLLVTIQVDMHDRLAIALQDDLTDRISQTSARGVLIDISALEIVDSFIGRILGNIAKMSRVLDAETVVVGMQPAVAITLVELGLSLTGIRTALNVEKGMSLLHKSLEASPRGSIDGLAEV, from the coding sequence ATGGAACGTATCCCCATATTACAAATGGGTGAATTCCTGCTAGTGACGATTCAGGTCGATATGCACGATCGCCTAGCGATCGCTTTGCAAGATGACCTGACCGACCGCATTAGCCAAACAAGTGCCCGTGGTGTGCTGATAGATATTTCAGCACTGGAGATCGTTGATTCTTTTATTGGACGGATACTGGGAAATATTGCCAAGATGTCGCGAGTACTTGATGCTGAAACGGTTGTTGTAGGTATGCAGCCAGCAGTCGCCATCACTTTAGTAGAGTTAGGACTCTCCTTAACCGGCATTCGCACAGCCTTAAACGTTGAAAAGGGAATGTCCCTCCTGCATAAATCGTTGGAGGCTTCTCCTAGGGGGAGCATAGATGGTCTTGCAGAGGTCTGA